The segment TCGGCGATATCACCGATGGCAGACAGCGTTACGGCCGAGGTCCCGGTGTTCACGTCAAACCTGGTCGTTGCATGTTGGGCGGTACCGGAGCATCAGGTCGCTTTCGATCTCCAGGCGGCGAGTGGACGAACGTTCGCCCAGCCAGCCAAGGTGCGTCCAGCCATTTCGATCGAAGCAGGCCTGCTTGTGGTGGTTCGCCATCCGGTCCTTGAGGTTCTCGGTCTCGCCGACGTAGAGGACGGTGCCGCTGGACGTGTTTCGGAGGATCACGTACACCCCGGGGACTTCATTCCACGTGAAGTGTCGAGGATAAGCGGTGAATTGGTACTGCTTCCCTGACTTCCCGGTCAGGGCAATCTGGGCCTCACTGGTCGTAACGCTCACGGTCTTCCCCCTCCTTGGGGGCTGAGGCCGTATGGACGGGACCCGGAAGACGACGTATGTTGGCGCTGCCACACCCCAACACGATCGCAGGGACGCCCACGCGAACCTCGAAAAGGTTGATCGAGAGGCCCGCGCGTCAACGCGGGCCTTCTCTTTTGCGCCGAGTAAACTGTATCCTCGGCGCAAACGGATAGATACGCGGCGTCTGGCGGCCTGTCAACCGTCTTTATTGTGAGTAACGGCTTTCGTGTTAGAGGATTTCATATTTGCTTTTGACGTAATACGGCAACATTATTGACGTCAACTTCAGATATTTCCGGAATTGTCGATCGGACGAGACGATTTCCACCCACAGCTTGATCGCCGGCAGACAGGTGAGCTGACCCGACTGGTCGGTGAGCTTGACCACTTTCGGGGGCATTGGCGCAAGCTCCAGGAACTGCGTGCGGAGCGACTAGCCCAACTGCGGCACGTGAGTACGGTGGAATCCACCGGCTCGTCCACCCGCATCGAAGGGGCGGGACTCACCGACGCAGAGGTCGCACAAGTTCTCGGGGGACTCCGGGTAGACTCGTTCCGGCAACGCGACGAGGAAGAGGTACGCGGC is part of the Gemmatimonadota bacterium genome and harbors:
- a CDS encoding GIY-YIG nuclease family protein, whose product is MSVTTSEAQIALTGKSGKQYQFTAYPRHFTWNEVPGVYVILRNTSSGTVLYVGETENLKDRMANHHKQACFDRNGWTHLGWLGERSSTRRLEIESDLMLRYRPTCNDQV